In Cervus canadensis isolate Bull #8, Minnesota chromosome 6, ASM1932006v1, whole genome shotgun sequence, one DNA window encodes the following:
- the LOC122444045 gene encoding olfactory receptor 11H7-like, protein MNKSGISTVTQFVLLGFPGPWKMQIIFFSMILLVYILTLTGNIAIICAVRWNHRLHTPMYVFLANFSFLEVWYVTCTVPNMLVNFLSKTKTISFSGCFTQFYFFFSLGTTECFFLCVMAYDRYLAICRPLHYPTIMTRKLCAILVSLCWLTGFLGYSVPILFISQLPYCGPNIIDHFLCDVDPLMALSCASSPIIEHVFHSVSSLIITLTILYILGSYTLVVRAVLRVPSSSGRQKAFSTCGSHLVVVSLFYGTIMVMYVRPTSGNSVAMHKIITLIYSVVTPVLHPFIYSLRNRDMKFALHQVLCGMRIMQTS, encoded by the coding sequence ATGAATAAGTCAGGAATATCTACTGTGACACAGTTTGTcttgttgggctttcctggtccCTGGAAAATGCAGATCATCTTCTTCTCAATGATTCTGTTGGTCTACATCTTGACTCTAACCGGGAACATAGCCATCATTTGTGCTGTGAGGTGGAACCACCGACTCCATACCCCTATGTATGTGTTCCTGGCCAACTTCTCCTTCCTAGAGGTCTGGTATGTGACCTGCACAGTCCCCAATATGCTGgtcaattttctttccaaaaccAAAACCATATCCTTCTCTGGTTGCTTCACTCAAttctacttcttcttttccctggGCACAACTGAATGCTTCTTCCTCTGTGTCATGGCTTATGATCGTTACCTTGCCATCTGTCGTCCACTGCACTATCCCACCATCATGACTAGGAAGCTCTGTGCCATTCTAGTGTCTCTTTGTTGGCTCACTGGTTTCTTAGGATATTCAGTTcctattcttttcatttctcaacTACCCTATTGTGGTCCCAACATCATTGATCACTTTCTGTGTGATGTGGACCCACTGATGGCATTGTCCTGTGCCAGTTCACCCATAATAGAGCATGTATTCCATTCTGTGAGCTCTCTTATCATCACTCTGACCATTTTGTACATCCTTGGATCCTATACCTTGGTGGTCAGAGCTGTGCTTCGGGTTCCTTCTTCATCTGGGCGGCAAAAGGCCTTCTCTACTTGTGGATCCCACTTAGTCGTTGTATCTCTGTTCTATGGAACCATTATGGTGATGTATGTGAGGCCCACATCTGGCAACTCAGTTGCTATGCATAAAATCATCACACTGATATACTCTGTAGTGACACCAGTCTTACATCCCTTCATCTACAGCCTACGCAATAGGGACATGAAATTTGCCCTCCATCAGGTCCTCTGTGGAATGAGAATTATGCAAACTTCATGA